DNA from Peromyscus leucopus breed LL Stock chromosome 3, UCI_PerLeu_2.1, whole genome shotgun sequence:
TCCTGTACCTGAATTACTTCTTCTTGTTCTGGATGCTCAATTACAGTACCATTGCAGGCAAATTTCCTCTTCAATGACGCCACCGCTTTCTTTTTGTTGTAACCATCGGTGACCCACTGGACAGTAGTGAGGGTCTCCCAGTCATTTCTTTGTTGAATTCTTACATGGATATGACCCTCGGCGCCAGCAGGAACCATCAGTCATCACCTCACTCGTGTTAGTGAAGGAGTCAAAAAGGTGGAGGTTCTGAATCGTGGACATACAGGACAATTCTTTCCTTAGTGGAAATGGCCGTGGAGAGGGTTCCTGGAGGAGCAGGGGATGGGGCAGGGCGGGTGGGGAGGGCCAACATGGAGTCTGAGGAAGCAGTGGGAGGCAGCtgagtccttgaaagtggctcaGTTGTTGGATGGCCTAGGGCCCCttagaatttaaatttatttttcaatttcatttgcGTGGGCCGGGGAGCACACGTGTGAAGGTCAGAGTCCAATTTGTAGGAGTGGAGTCTTTCCTCCACCACGTGGGAcccagagatggaactcagattccagggcttggcagcaagcaccttcaccaaTGACGCTATCTTGACAGTGtgggtcttgaacttctgatcttctgtctgcctctgtctcctgagtgctgccaggATAGGTATTTACTACAATGTCAGACTGTTTTTTTCTGAAAGTTGAAACAtccatgcttttgttttattttctagaacctattaattactatttttatgaGCGTGGGTGTAGATGTGCGTCATGtcgtatgtgtggaggtcagaggacaactgtgtggcattggttctctcctttatgtgggttctggggttcaaactcaggtcgtcagcctTGCTCAGAAAGCATTTCACCTGCTGGGCAACCTCGTGCCCCGGGGTTTTCTTTACAGTTTGCTGTTCCCTGTAGCATGTTAACAAATGTTTCTTTCACCTTCATTTCCCAGAAGAAACGCCTCAGAATGCCTGTCCATGGTCACACAGCTGATAACGGGGAGAACTGAGGGCGTTGGCCAGGCCTTCCATCTGGCAAGTTCGGGAGATTCCATTCACTACCCAGCTGCTGACTGAGAGACTCCTAAGATCCAGTTCAGGGGCTGTGGAAAGACTGTAGGTACCTTTTACTACAGCGTTCTGTGGCCTCCCACATGATCTACCCTATAGCTTCTTGCATGCTGAATTAATGGGAACTCTATTTACAAACCACACGGACTCTTCCTGAATTTAGGGAAAGGGGCAGCTGCAGGGTGGCTGTTGGGATTCTGCACCCACCCAAGGCTTTCTAAGGCAGCTGGACAGAGGGATGGAAAAATCTTCAACAACACTCATGTTTTGAATAAtaatgtcttagtcactgttctattgtctggaagagacaccatgaccaaggcaactcttagaaaggaaaggatttaattgagggctggcttacagtttcagaggcttagtccattatcttcatggtgggaagcatggtggcatgtaggccaCATTGTGCTGGAGTGGTTGCTGAGAGCTTTGTATTCTGATTCACAGGCACAGAGTGAAGAAatactgggcctggtgtgggctttttgaaacctcaaaggccacccccagcaacacacttcctccaacaagaccatatctccttattcttttaatcTTTCTCAGTGTtgctccctggtgactaagcattcaaatatatgagcctatgggaaccatgcttattcaaaccaccacaaatactactgtcttagttaggttttctattgctgtgatgagacactatAACCACagcaacagctttttttttttttaaatttacttatttatttcttccattatcagcttgatacagtacagattcttatcctaatagtgaaatgtttcactgaggcttgcccagtgattgagtattataagccacagtcatcctagggtcccccctgctatgtagcctccctggttctgtgggtggcagtctgattgttctttgctttatatctagtatccacttatgagtgagtgcataccttgttgtccttctgagtctgggttacctcactcaggatgatattttctagttccatccatttgcttgcaaatttcatgctgtcattgtttttctctgctgtgtagtactccattatgtatatgtaccacattttcttaatctattcttcagttgatgagcatctaggttgtttccaggttctggctattgtgaatagtgctgctatgaacatagttgagcatgtatctttatggtatgaatcagcattccttgggtatatgcccaagagtgggatggctgggtcctgaggtagattgattcccaattttctgagaaaccaccatactgactgTAcaacagtggttgtacaagtttgcattcccaccaacagtggaggagtgttccctttgctccgcatcctctccaacattgattgtcattagtgtttttgatcatagccattctgacaggtgtaaggtggtatctcagagtcgttttgatttgtatttctctgatgactaaggatgttgaatatttctttaaatgtctttcagccatttgagatttttcttttgagaattctctgtttagctctttagcccactttttaattggattgttcagtattttgatgtctcgtttctagagttctttatatactttggagatcagtcctctgtcagatgtggggttggtgaaggtcttttcccattctgtagactgtctttttgtcttattgaccgtgtcttttgctctacaaaagcttctgagtttcaagaggtcccatttattaattgttgttctcagtgtctgtgctactggtgttatatttaggaagtggtctccagtgcactcaagactacttcctactttctcttctatcaagttcagtgtaactggatttatggtgaggtctttgatccacttggacttgagttttgtgcatggtgacagatatggatctagttGTAATcttttgatatccagttatgccattaCCATTTGtcgaagatattttcttttttcctttgtatagttttgacttctttgtaaaaaatcaggtgttcatatgtgtgtggattaatgtcagggtcttcaatttgattccattggtctgtatgtcagtttttataccagtaccaagctatttttattactatagctctacagtagagcttgaggtcagggatggtgatgcctccaagggttgctttatcatataggattcttttagctatcctgggtcttttatttttccatatgaagttgagtattgttctttccaagtctgtgaagaactgtgttgggattttgatggggattgcattgaatgtgtagattgtttttggtaagattgccatttttactatgttaatcctacctacctgtgagcatgagagatccttccattttttgatatcttcttcaatttctttctttagagacttaaagttcttatcaaataGGTCTTTCACTagcaacaactcttataaagagaaacatttaattgaggtggcttacagtttcattatcatcatgatgggtcatggtggcatgcaggcagactttgtgctgtagctgtagctgagagttctatatcttgcacaggcaacaggaaatggtctgtctcactgggtatagcttgagcataggagacctcaaagcccaccacacttcctccaacaaggccacacctcccataagtgccactccctttgggggccattttccttcaaaccaccacaactattCTTTATTTGGATTCCTTTTCCCTTAGCATTGCCCATCTCTTTAAATAATCAGCCATGGGCACGGAAGACATTAAAACTCTTcatcaagctgggtgtggtggtaaacATCTGTAAAaccagcactgaggaggcggGGCCAGGAAAATTGCTTTatgttacaggccagcctgggctacaggaatgAATGTCAAGCCAGTGAGAGCTAcatgtcaaaacaaaacacacaaccaATTGAAACCATTTACcatgtttcccctccttcctgccttctggcCTGTGATGAGATCGCACTCTTCAGTCCTTGGTCTAGTGGGATAAAAATGGAAGTTAAGAGCTTCAGAATGTCTTTCCTCAGTGTATGATGGGCATGCCGGATAAGTGAAGAACAAACCCGTGCTGCTGAAAGTCACTGAGAGCCTGGGTTTTATGGCTCGCACAGCAACACAACCCAAGGCATACATCAAGAGGTATTTACCAGCTCCCTGCCCTGTGCTGAGGGAAGGTGAGGCAATGGGGTCGTTTAAGAAGCACTGTGtgacactgggtggtggtggtggtggtggtggtggtggtggcccacacctttaatcccagcactcgggaggcagagccaggcggatctctgtgagtttgaggccagcctgggctactgagtgagattcaggaaaggctccaaaactacatagaggaaccctgtctcgaaaaac
Protein-coding regions in this window:
- the LOC114691115 gene encoding eukaryotic translation initiation factor 1-like, translating into MVPAGAEGHIHVRIQQRNDWETLTTVQWVTDGYNKKKAVASLKRKFACNGTVIEHPEQEEVIQVQDKQSGTYQFLPETGLAATIS